One Lasioglossum baleicum chromosome 6, iyLasBale1, whole genome shotgun sequence genomic window carries:
- the LOC143210131 gene encoding netrin receptor UNC5C isoform X1, whose product MRPKSCFLFLLFCVLLPGLVRPFTSGEEGEDAAEDEDSYLLEEDDVPSATIATDTELISEAGGHLPVFLTEPVDSFVVKNKPTTLHCKAAHALKIYFLCNDARAEDSQQQDFVDPHTGTRIVDCELNVTRDHIEEYFGRDKFKCECIAWSGSGQIKSQPATVDVAYLKKQFESPPYSVSVEAGQSTELRCLPPVGIPSPRVYWLRNNVPVDIESDTLLVSSEGHLLVGQAKLSHQANYTCVAENIAAKRLSEPVSLTVYVNGGWSSWSPWSECHSRCAKGGQKRTRTCTNPSPMNGGQPCLGPSQQKLDCTNCPAGALEEFTNTLVVDGAWSRWSAWSVCGSDCTHTKRRSCDDPPPSHGGRPCQGRDISVANCTSGMCNNGGTKMGGAHLTEEANRQMDVALYVGLTVACVVIGGLVVFLAKFLRRKGRDHSLYSMARNEFQPEFFPDQDKKLSLQPDVTATSVPACYEYPFDPKLSMSRSLSEHHYDVPHLSIAPQPSPMSPTPSTSTQESCSDKQIHSDCENSVTSSYPSSDSTYNVASESVRLPKLETGNVAGAAVNTRGALLVLPDAGISMSVPEGAVPKPLREELYLAVLNEDRFRPRLPDGITQLSAVVTCGPSSATFNKPVILQFEHCAMLHPATWELSVWACDGLSVEDGMAVASSKDHQSITWTRVLTLGNETINTPLFTQLDHAEAFIVTEQLRGYVLAGQSCENTIATKRLRLALFASQAGQCCVRVYAVEDTKAAMKAIVDKELQIRGYLLDKPRTLLFQDNGETLCVSLEEVGNEWQSKSPTERQEVSFRDVWNCQENTKHVTFGLDAAFGPTTTRSYKLQVSQGNSDTRQVFRIVYDGAKQLISSGSVTRPLREVTVVSSGHANNATTDSTTLRPFRFTRSLRKQLCQCLDPPNALGNDWRMLAQRLQVDRYINYFATKSSPTEHILDLWEAKHHEPTAVTDLLNHLRVMGRTDAATILEAQLGPWL is encoded by the exons AGGGCGAGGATGCCGCAGAAGACGAGGATTCCTACCTCCTGGAGGAAGACGACGTGCCTTCCGCGACGATAGCCACGGACACCGAGCTGATCTCCGAAGCAGGTGGCCATCTGCCCGTGTTCCTCACCGAACCGGTTGATTCGTTCGTGGTGAAGAACAAGCCGACCACGTTGCACTGTAAAGCGGCGCACGCGTTAAAAATCTATTTCCTGTGCAATGACGCGAGAGCCGAAGACTCACAGCAACAGGACTTCGTAGATCCCCACACGGGGACTAGGATCGTTGACTGTGAACTGAACGTGACCAGAGATCACATAGAGGAGTACTTCGGCAGAGACAAGTTCAAGTGCGAGTGCATCGCTTGGTCCGGGTCGGGACAGATCAAGAGTCAGCCTGCCACTGTCGATGTTGCAT ACTTGAAGAAGCAGTTCGAGTCGCCGCCGTACTCTGTCTCGGTGGAGGCGGGCCAGAGCACCGAACTCAGGTGTCTGCCACCGGTGGGAATACCGTCTCCGAGGGTCTACTGGCTCAGGAACAACGTGCCCGTCGACATAGAGTCCGACACGCTTTTAGTGTCGAGCGAGGGACATCTTCTCGTCGGCCAAGCGAAACTCAGCCACCAGGCGAATTACACTTGCGTGGCGGAGAACATCGCTGCGAAGAGACTCAGCGAGCCCGTCAGCCTCACGGTATATG TGAACGGTGGATGGTCCTCCTGGTCACCCTGGTCGGAGTGTCACTCGAGATGCGCGAAAGGTGGCCAGAAACGAACGAGAACATGCACGAACCCTTCGCCTATGAACGGCGGACAGCCTTGCCTGGGCCCTTCGCAGCAGAAGCTGGACTGCACCAACTGTCCCG CCGGCGCTTTGGAAGAGTTCACCAACACTTTAG TGGTGGACGGTGCATGGTCCAGATGGTCGGCATGGTCGGTGTGCGGGAGCGACTGTACGCACACGAAGAGGAGGTCGTGCGACGATCCGCCACCCAGCCACGGAGGCCGACCTTGCCAGGGTAGGGACATCAGCGTGGCGAATTGCACCAGCGGCATGTGCAACA ACGGCGGCACGAAAATGGGTGGCGCTCACTTGACCGAGGAAG CGAACCGGCAGATGGACGTCGCTCTCTACGTCGGCCTGACTGTCGCCTGCGTGGTAATCGGCGGCCTGGTCGTTTTCCTGGCGAAGTTCCTCAGGCGCAAAGGTCGGGACCATTCCCTTTACTCCATGGCCCGTAACG AATTCCAGCCGGAGTTCTTCCCGGACCAGGACAAGAAGCTGAGCTTGCAGCCGGACGTAACGGCGACGAGCGTGCCGGCCTGCTACGAGTATCCTTTCGACCCGAAGCTGTCGATGTCGAGATCCCTCTCCGAGCACCACTACGACGTCCCCCACCTCTCGATCGCGCCGCAACCGTCTCCGATGTCGCCCACGCCGAGCACTTCGACCCAAGAGTCATGCAGCGACAAACAGATCCATTCCGACTGCGAGAACAGCGTCACTAGCTCGTACCCGTCCTCGGACTCGACCTACAATGTCGCCTCGGAGAGCGTCCGTTTGCCGAAGCTCGAGACCGGAAACGTTGCGGGTGCGGCGGTGAACACACGGGGTGCCCTACTCGTGCTTCCGGATGCTGGCATATCGATGTCCGTGCCCGAGGGAGCTGTGCCCAAGCCACTCAGGGAGGAACTCTACCTGGCGGTGCTCAACGAGGATCGCTTTAGGCCTCGATTACCCG ATGGCATCACGCAGTTATCAGCAGTGGTGACATGCGGCCCATCCTCGGCGACGTTCAACAAGCCTGTGATCCTGCAATTCGAGCACTGCGCGATGCTGCACCCCGCCACGTGGGAGCTAAGCGTCTGGGCTTGCGATGGCCTAAGTGTGGAGGACGGTATGGCTGTTGCATCCTCTAAGGATCACCAGTCGATCACGTGGACCAGGGTGTTAACATTAGGCAACGAGACGATCAACACGCCGCTGTTCACGCAACTAGACCACGCGGAGGCATTCATCGTGACGGAGCAGCTCCGGGGATACGTCTTAGCTGGTCAGAGCTGTGAGAATACCATCGCCACGAAGAGGCTGCGACTAGCATTGTTCGCTAGCCAGGCTGGTCAATGCTGTGTCAGGGTGTACGCGGTGGAAGACACCAAGGCAGCCATGAAGGCGATCGTGGACAAGGAATTACAGATCAGAGGTTACCTGCTGGACAAGCCGAGGACGCTGTTGTTCCAGGACAACGGCGAGACCTTGTGCGTCAGCCTCGAAGAGGTTGGCAACGAATGGCAGAGCAAATCGCCTACGGAAAGACAGGAGGTCTCGTTCAGGGACGTATGGAACTGCCAGGAGAACACCAAACACGTCACCTTTGGGCTAGACGCTGCCTTCGGTCCTACCACTACCAGAAGCTATAAGCTTCAAGTCTCCCAAGGCAATTCTGATACCAGGCAGGTGTTCAGGATCGTCTACGACGGCGCGAAGCAATTGATTTCCTCCGGAAGCGTGACCAGGCCGCTGCGAGAGGTGACCGTGGTCAGCAGCGGGCATGCTAATAACGCGACCACAGACTCCACCACCCTCAGACCGTTTCGGTTTACCAGGTCCCTAAGGAAGCAGCTCTGCCAGTGCCTGGACCCGCCGAACGCCCTCGGCAACGACTGGAGAATGCTGGCGCAGAGGCTCCAGGTTGACAG GTACATCAACTACTTCGCAACGAAGTCCAGTCCGACTGAGCATATCCTGGACCTGTGGGAAGCTAAGCATCACGAGCCAACAGCGGTGACGGACTTGCTGAACCATCTGCGAGTGATGGGCAGAACGGACGCGGCGACGATCTTAGAAGCGCAACTTGGTCCGTGGCTTTGA
- the LOC143210131 gene encoding netrin receptor UNC5C isoform X2 — translation MRPKSCFLFLLFCVLLPGLVRPFTSGEEGEDAAEDEDSYLLEEDDVPSATIATDTELISEAGGHLPVFLTEPVDSFVVKNKPTTLHCKAAHALKIYFLCNDARAEDSQQQDFVDPHTGTRIVDCELNVTRDHIEEYFGRDKFKCECIAWSGSGQIKSQPATVDVAYLKKQFESPPYSVSVEAGQSTELRCLPPVGIPSPRVYWLRNNVPVDIESDTLLVSSEGHLLVGQAKLSHQANYTCVAENIAAKRLSEPVSLTVYVNGGWSSWSPWSECHSRCAKGGQKRTRTCTNPSPMNGGQPCLGPSQQKLDCTNCPVVDGAWSRWSAWSVCGSDCTHTKRRSCDDPPPSHGGRPCQGRDISVANCTSGMCNNGGTKMGGAHLTEEANRQMDVALYVGLTVACVVIGGLVVFLAKFLRRKGRDHSLYSMARNEFQPEFFPDQDKKLSLQPDVTATSVPACYEYPFDPKLSMSRSLSEHHYDVPHLSIAPQPSPMSPTPSTSTQESCSDKQIHSDCENSVTSSYPSSDSTYNVASESVRLPKLETGNVAGAAVNTRGALLVLPDAGISMSVPEGAVPKPLREELYLAVLNEDRFRPRLPDGITQLSAVVTCGPSSATFNKPVILQFEHCAMLHPATWELSVWACDGLSVEDGMAVASSKDHQSITWTRVLTLGNETINTPLFTQLDHAEAFIVTEQLRGYVLAGQSCENTIATKRLRLALFASQAGQCCVRVYAVEDTKAAMKAIVDKELQIRGYLLDKPRTLLFQDNGETLCVSLEEVGNEWQSKSPTERQEVSFRDVWNCQENTKHVTFGLDAAFGPTTTRSYKLQVSQGNSDTRQVFRIVYDGAKQLISSGSVTRPLREVTVVSSGHANNATTDSTTLRPFRFTRSLRKQLCQCLDPPNALGNDWRMLAQRLQVDRYINYFATKSSPTEHILDLWEAKHHEPTAVTDLLNHLRVMGRTDAATILEAQLGPWL, via the exons AGGGCGAGGATGCCGCAGAAGACGAGGATTCCTACCTCCTGGAGGAAGACGACGTGCCTTCCGCGACGATAGCCACGGACACCGAGCTGATCTCCGAAGCAGGTGGCCATCTGCCCGTGTTCCTCACCGAACCGGTTGATTCGTTCGTGGTGAAGAACAAGCCGACCACGTTGCACTGTAAAGCGGCGCACGCGTTAAAAATCTATTTCCTGTGCAATGACGCGAGAGCCGAAGACTCACAGCAACAGGACTTCGTAGATCCCCACACGGGGACTAGGATCGTTGACTGTGAACTGAACGTGACCAGAGATCACATAGAGGAGTACTTCGGCAGAGACAAGTTCAAGTGCGAGTGCATCGCTTGGTCCGGGTCGGGACAGATCAAGAGTCAGCCTGCCACTGTCGATGTTGCAT ACTTGAAGAAGCAGTTCGAGTCGCCGCCGTACTCTGTCTCGGTGGAGGCGGGCCAGAGCACCGAACTCAGGTGTCTGCCACCGGTGGGAATACCGTCTCCGAGGGTCTACTGGCTCAGGAACAACGTGCCCGTCGACATAGAGTCCGACACGCTTTTAGTGTCGAGCGAGGGACATCTTCTCGTCGGCCAAGCGAAACTCAGCCACCAGGCGAATTACACTTGCGTGGCGGAGAACATCGCTGCGAAGAGACTCAGCGAGCCCGTCAGCCTCACGGTATATG TGAACGGTGGATGGTCCTCCTGGTCACCCTGGTCGGAGTGTCACTCGAGATGCGCGAAAGGTGGCCAGAAACGAACGAGAACATGCACGAACCCTTCGCCTATGAACGGCGGACAGCCTTGCCTGGGCCCTTCGCAGCAGAAGCTGGACTGCACCAACTGTCCCG TGGTGGACGGTGCATGGTCCAGATGGTCGGCATGGTCGGTGTGCGGGAGCGACTGTACGCACACGAAGAGGAGGTCGTGCGACGATCCGCCACCCAGCCACGGAGGCCGACCTTGCCAGGGTAGGGACATCAGCGTGGCGAATTGCACCAGCGGCATGTGCAACA ACGGCGGCACGAAAATGGGTGGCGCTCACTTGACCGAGGAAG CGAACCGGCAGATGGACGTCGCTCTCTACGTCGGCCTGACTGTCGCCTGCGTGGTAATCGGCGGCCTGGTCGTTTTCCTGGCGAAGTTCCTCAGGCGCAAAGGTCGGGACCATTCCCTTTACTCCATGGCCCGTAACG AATTCCAGCCGGAGTTCTTCCCGGACCAGGACAAGAAGCTGAGCTTGCAGCCGGACGTAACGGCGACGAGCGTGCCGGCCTGCTACGAGTATCCTTTCGACCCGAAGCTGTCGATGTCGAGATCCCTCTCCGAGCACCACTACGACGTCCCCCACCTCTCGATCGCGCCGCAACCGTCTCCGATGTCGCCCACGCCGAGCACTTCGACCCAAGAGTCATGCAGCGACAAACAGATCCATTCCGACTGCGAGAACAGCGTCACTAGCTCGTACCCGTCCTCGGACTCGACCTACAATGTCGCCTCGGAGAGCGTCCGTTTGCCGAAGCTCGAGACCGGAAACGTTGCGGGTGCGGCGGTGAACACACGGGGTGCCCTACTCGTGCTTCCGGATGCTGGCATATCGATGTCCGTGCCCGAGGGAGCTGTGCCCAAGCCACTCAGGGAGGAACTCTACCTGGCGGTGCTCAACGAGGATCGCTTTAGGCCTCGATTACCCG ATGGCATCACGCAGTTATCAGCAGTGGTGACATGCGGCCCATCCTCGGCGACGTTCAACAAGCCTGTGATCCTGCAATTCGAGCACTGCGCGATGCTGCACCCCGCCACGTGGGAGCTAAGCGTCTGGGCTTGCGATGGCCTAAGTGTGGAGGACGGTATGGCTGTTGCATCCTCTAAGGATCACCAGTCGATCACGTGGACCAGGGTGTTAACATTAGGCAACGAGACGATCAACACGCCGCTGTTCACGCAACTAGACCACGCGGAGGCATTCATCGTGACGGAGCAGCTCCGGGGATACGTCTTAGCTGGTCAGAGCTGTGAGAATACCATCGCCACGAAGAGGCTGCGACTAGCATTGTTCGCTAGCCAGGCTGGTCAATGCTGTGTCAGGGTGTACGCGGTGGAAGACACCAAGGCAGCCATGAAGGCGATCGTGGACAAGGAATTACAGATCAGAGGTTACCTGCTGGACAAGCCGAGGACGCTGTTGTTCCAGGACAACGGCGAGACCTTGTGCGTCAGCCTCGAAGAGGTTGGCAACGAATGGCAGAGCAAATCGCCTACGGAAAGACAGGAGGTCTCGTTCAGGGACGTATGGAACTGCCAGGAGAACACCAAACACGTCACCTTTGGGCTAGACGCTGCCTTCGGTCCTACCACTACCAGAAGCTATAAGCTTCAAGTCTCCCAAGGCAATTCTGATACCAGGCAGGTGTTCAGGATCGTCTACGACGGCGCGAAGCAATTGATTTCCTCCGGAAGCGTGACCAGGCCGCTGCGAGAGGTGACCGTGGTCAGCAGCGGGCATGCTAATAACGCGACCACAGACTCCACCACCCTCAGACCGTTTCGGTTTACCAGGTCCCTAAGGAAGCAGCTCTGCCAGTGCCTGGACCCGCCGAACGCCCTCGGCAACGACTGGAGAATGCTGGCGCAGAGGCTCCAGGTTGACAG GTACATCAACTACTTCGCAACGAAGTCCAGTCCGACTGAGCATATCCTGGACCTGTGGGAAGCTAAGCATCACGAGCCAACAGCGGTGACGGACTTGCTGAACCATCTGCGAGTGATGGGCAGAACGGACGCGGCGACGATCTTAGAAGCGCAACTTGGTCCGTGGCTTTGA
- the LOC143210131 gene encoding netrin receptor UNC5C isoform X3 translates to MRPKSCFLFLLFCVLLPGLVRPFTSGEEGEDAAEDEDSYLLEEDDVPSATIATDTELISEAGGHLPVFLTEPVDSFVVKNKPTTLHCKAAHALKIYFLCNDARAEDSQQQDFVDPHTGTRIVDCELNVTRDHIEEYFGRDKFKCECIAWSGSGQIKSQPATVDVAYLKKQFESPPYSVSVEAGQSTELRCLPPVGIPSPRVYWLRNNVPVDIESDTLLVSSEGHLLVGQAKLSHQANYTCVAENIAAKRLSEPVSLTVYVNGGWSSWSPWSECHSRCAKGGQKRTRTCTNPSPMNGGQPCLGPSQQKLDCTNCPDGGTKMGGAHLTEEANRQMDVALYVGLTVACVVIGGLVVFLAKFLRRKGRDHSLYSMARNEFQPEFFPDQDKKLSLQPDVTATSVPACYEYPFDPKLSMSRSLSEHHYDVPHLSIAPQPSPMSPTPSTSTQESCSDKQIHSDCENSVTSSYPSSDSTYNVASESVRLPKLETGNVAGAAVNTRGALLVLPDAGISMSVPEGAVPKPLREELYLAVLNEDRFRPRLPDGITQLSAVVTCGPSSATFNKPVILQFEHCAMLHPATWELSVWACDGLSVEDGMAVASSKDHQSITWTRVLTLGNETINTPLFTQLDHAEAFIVTEQLRGYVLAGQSCENTIATKRLRLALFASQAGQCCVRVYAVEDTKAAMKAIVDKELQIRGYLLDKPRTLLFQDNGETLCVSLEEVGNEWQSKSPTERQEVSFRDVWNCQENTKHVTFGLDAAFGPTTTRSYKLQVSQGNSDTRQVFRIVYDGAKQLISSGSVTRPLREVTVVSSGHANNATTDSTTLRPFRFTRSLRKQLCQCLDPPNALGNDWRMLAQRLQVDRYINYFATKSSPTEHILDLWEAKHHEPTAVTDLLNHLRVMGRTDAATILEAQLGPWL, encoded by the exons AGGGCGAGGATGCCGCAGAAGACGAGGATTCCTACCTCCTGGAGGAAGACGACGTGCCTTCCGCGACGATAGCCACGGACACCGAGCTGATCTCCGAAGCAGGTGGCCATCTGCCCGTGTTCCTCACCGAACCGGTTGATTCGTTCGTGGTGAAGAACAAGCCGACCACGTTGCACTGTAAAGCGGCGCACGCGTTAAAAATCTATTTCCTGTGCAATGACGCGAGAGCCGAAGACTCACAGCAACAGGACTTCGTAGATCCCCACACGGGGACTAGGATCGTTGACTGTGAACTGAACGTGACCAGAGATCACATAGAGGAGTACTTCGGCAGAGACAAGTTCAAGTGCGAGTGCATCGCTTGGTCCGGGTCGGGACAGATCAAGAGTCAGCCTGCCACTGTCGATGTTGCAT ACTTGAAGAAGCAGTTCGAGTCGCCGCCGTACTCTGTCTCGGTGGAGGCGGGCCAGAGCACCGAACTCAGGTGTCTGCCACCGGTGGGAATACCGTCTCCGAGGGTCTACTGGCTCAGGAACAACGTGCCCGTCGACATAGAGTCCGACACGCTTTTAGTGTCGAGCGAGGGACATCTTCTCGTCGGCCAAGCGAAACTCAGCCACCAGGCGAATTACACTTGCGTGGCGGAGAACATCGCTGCGAAGAGACTCAGCGAGCCCGTCAGCCTCACGGTATATG TGAACGGTGGATGGTCCTCCTGGTCACCCTGGTCGGAGTGTCACTCGAGATGCGCGAAAGGTGGCCAGAAACGAACGAGAACATGCACGAACCCTTCGCCTATGAACGGCGGACAGCCTTGCCTGGGCCCTTCGCAGCAGAAGCTGGACTGCACCAACTGTCCCG ACGGCGGCACGAAAATGGGTGGCGCTCACTTGACCGAGGAAG CGAACCGGCAGATGGACGTCGCTCTCTACGTCGGCCTGACTGTCGCCTGCGTGGTAATCGGCGGCCTGGTCGTTTTCCTGGCGAAGTTCCTCAGGCGCAAAGGTCGGGACCATTCCCTTTACTCCATGGCCCGTAACG AATTCCAGCCGGAGTTCTTCCCGGACCAGGACAAGAAGCTGAGCTTGCAGCCGGACGTAACGGCGACGAGCGTGCCGGCCTGCTACGAGTATCCTTTCGACCCGAAGCTGTCGATGTCGAGATCCCTCTCCGAGCACCACTACGACGTCCCCCACCTCTCGATCGCGCCGCAACCGTCTCCGATGTCGCCCACGCCGAGCACTTCGACCCAAGAGTCATGCAGCGACAAACAGATCCATTCCGACTGCGAGAACAGCGTCACTAGCTCGTACCCGTCCTCGGACTCGACCTACAATGTCGCCTCGGAGAGCGTCCGTTTGCCGAAGCTCGAGACCGGAAACGTTGCGGGTGCGGCGGTGAACACACGGGGTGCCCTACTCGTGCTTCCGGATGCTGGCATATCGATGTCCGTGCCCGAGGGAGCTGTGCCCAAGCCACTCAGGGAGGAACTCTACCTGGCGGTGCTCAACGAGGATCGCTTTAGGCCTCGATTACCCG ATGGCATCACGCAGTTATCAGCAGTGGTGACATGCGGCCCATCCTCGGCGACGTTCAACAAGCCTGTGATCCTGCAATTCGAGCACTGCGCGATGCTGCACCCCGCCACGTGGGAGCTAAGCGTCTGGGCTTGCGATGGCCTAAGTGTGGAGGACGGTATGGCTGTTGCATCCTCTAAGGATCACCAGTCGATCACGTGGACCAGGGTGTTAACATTAGGCAACGAGACGATCAACACGCCGCTGTTCACGCAACTAGACCACGCGGAGGCATTCATCGTGACGGAGCAGCTCCGGGGATACGTCTTAGCTGGTCAGAGCTGTGAGAATACCATCGCCACGAAGAGGCTGCGACTAGCATTGTTCGCTAGCCAGGCTGGTCAATGCTGTGTCAGGGTGTACGCGGTGGAAGACACCAAGGCAGCCATGAAGGCGATCGTGGACAAGGAATTACAGATCAGAGGTTACCTGCTGGACAAGCCGAGGACGCTGTTGTTCCAGGACAACGGCGAGACCTTGTGCGTCAGCCTCGAAGAGGTTGGCAACGAATGGCAGAGCAAATCGCCTACGGAAAGACAGGAGGTCTCGTTCAGGGACGTATGGAACTGCCAGGAGAACACCAAACACGTCACCTTTGGGCTAGACGCTGCCTTCGGTCCTACCACTACCAGAAGCTATAAGCTTCAAGTCTCCCAAGGCAATTCTGATACCAGGCAGGTGTTCAGGATCGTCTACGACGGCGCGAAGCAATTGATTTCCTCCGGAAGCGTGACCAGGCCGCTGCGAGAGGTGACCGTGGTCAGCAGCGGGCATGCTAATAACGCGACCACAGACTCCACCACCCTCAGACCGTTTCGGTTTACCAGGTCCCTAAGGAAGCAGCTCTGCCAGTGCCTGGACCCGCCGAACGCCCTCGGCAACGACTGGAGAATGCTGGCGCAGAGGCTCCAGGTTGACAG GTACATCAACTACTTCGCAACGAAGTCCAGTCCGACTGAGCATATCCTGGACCTGTGGGAAGCTAAGCATCACGAGCCAACAGCGGTGACGGACTTGCTGAACCATCTGCGAGTGATGGGCAGAACGGACGCGGCGACGATCTTAGAAGCGCAACTTGGTCCGTGGCTTTGA